One genomic window of Cupriavidus malaysiensis includes the following:
- the rplB gene encoding 50S ribosomal protein L2 gives MALVKTKPTSPGRRSMVKVVNRDLHKGAPHAPLLEKQFQKSGRNNNGHITTRHKGGGHKHHYRVVDFKRNDKDGIAAKVERLEYDPNRSANIALVLFADGERRYIIATKGMVAGQSLMNGSEAPIKAGNNLPIRNIPVGTTINNVEMLPGKGAQIARAAGASAVLMAREGVYAQVRLRSGEVRRIHIECRATVGEVGNEEHSLRVIGKAGATRWRGIRPTVRGVVMNPVDHPHGGGEGKTAAGRDPVSPWGTPTKGYRTRSNKRTASMIVQKRHKR, from the coding sequence ATGGCACTCGTCAAGACCAAGCCGACTTCCCCGGGTCGCCGCTCGATGGTGAAGGTCGTCAACCGCGACCTGCACAAGGGTGCGCCCCATGCTCCGCTGCTGGAAAAGCAATTCCAGAAGTCGGGCCGCAACAACAACGGTCACATCACCACCCGTCACAAGGGCGGTGGTCATAAGCACCACTACCGCGTGGTCGACTTCAAGCGCAACGACAAGGACGGCATCGCCGCCAAGGTCGAGCGCCTGGAATACGATCCGAACCGCAGCGCGAACATCGCGCTGGTGCTGTTCGCCGACGGCGAGCGCCGCTACATCATCGCCACCAAGGGCATGGTCGCCGGCCAATCGCTGATGAACGGCTCGGAAGCGCCGATCAAGGCCGGTAACAACCTGCCGATCCGCAACATCCCGGTCGGTACCACGATCAACAACGTGGAAATGCTGCCCGGCAAGGGCGCGCAGATCGCCCGTGCCGCCGGTGCCTCGGCTGTGCTGATGGCCCGCGAAGGCGTGTACGCCCAGGTCCGCCTGCGCTCCGGCGAAGTGCGCCGCATTCACATCGAATGCCGTGCCACCGTTGGTGAAGTGGGTAACGAAGAGCACAGCCTGCGCGTCATCGGCAAGGCCGGTGCGACCCGCTGGCGCGGTATCCGCCCGACGGTCCGCGGTGTGGTGATGAACCCGGTGGATCACCCGCACGGTGGTGGTGAAGGCAAGACCGCTGCTGGTCGCGATCCGGTGTCGCCGTGGGGTACCCCGACCAAGGGCTACCGCACCCGCAGCAACAAGCGCACTGCCAGCATGATCGTGCAGAAGCGCCACAAGCGTTAA
- the rplW gene encoding 50S ribosomal protein L23, with protein sequence MTQVAKNDHRLMQVLLAPVVSEKATLVADKNEQVVFEVARDANKAEVKAAVELLFKVEVQSVQILNQKGKQKRFGRFMGRRNHVKKAYVSLKPGQEINFEAEAK encoded by the coding sequence ATGACGCAAGTAGCCAAGAACGATCATCGTTTGATGCAGGTGCTGCTCGCGCCCGTGGTTTCCGAAAAGGCAACCCTGGTCGCCGACAAGAATGAACAGGTCGTGTTCGAAGTCGCCCGCGACGCCAACAAGGCGGAAGTGAAGGCGGCAGTCGAACTGCTGTTCAAGGTCGAGGTGCAGTCCGTTCAGATCCTGAACCAGAAGGGCAAGCAAAAGCGCTTCGGCCGCTTCATGGGCCGTCGCAACCACGTCAAGAAGGCGTACGTGTCGCTGAAGCCGGGTCAGGAAATCAACTTCGAAGCGGAGGCCAAGTAA
- the rplD gene encoding 50S ribosomal protein L4 translates to MELKLLQDNGQIGAGVTASPEVFGRDYNEALVHQIVVAYQANARSGNRKQKDREEVKHTTKKPWRQKGTGRARAGMSSSPLWRGGGRIFPNSPEENFSQKVNKKMYRAGLRSIYSQLAREGRINVVEGLTVEAPKTKLLADKFKAMGLDSVLVITDSLDENLYLAARNLPHVSVVEARHADPLSLVHYKKVLVTKAAVAQIEELLK, encoded by the coding sequence ATGGAACTCAAGCTCCTGCAGGACAACGGCCAGATCGGCGCCGGCGTTACCGCCTCGCCCGAAGTCTTCGGTCGTGACTACAACGAAGCCCTCGTTCACCAGATCGTCGTCGCTTACCAGGCCAACGCTCGCAGCGGCAACCGTAAGCAGAAGGATCGTGAAGAGGTCAAGCACACGACCAAGAAGCCGTGGCGCCAGAAGGGTACGGGTCGCGCCCGTGCCGGTATGTCCTCCTCGCCGCTGTGGCGCGGGGGCGGCCGTATCTTCCCGAACTCGCCGGAAGAGAACTTCAGCCAGAAGGTCAACAAGAAGATGTACCGTGCCGGCCTGCGCTCGATTTACTCGCAGCTCGCACGTGAAGGTCGTATCAACGTGGTGGAAGGTCTGACCGTCGAAGCCCCGAAGACCAAGCTGCTGGCCGACAAGTTCAAGGCCATGGGCCTGGACTCGGTCCTGGTCATCACCGACAGCCTCGACGAGAACCTCTACCTGGCCGCTCGCAACCTGCCGCACGTGTCGGTGGTTGAAGCACGCCACGCCGATCCGCTGTCGCTGGTGCACTACAAGAAGGTGCTGGTCACCAAGGCGGCCGTCGCGCAGATCGAGGAGTTGCTGAAATGA
- the rplC gene encoding 50S ribosomal protein L3 produces the protein MSLGLVGRKVGMTRIFTDDGDSIPVTVVEVGDNRVTQIKTDETDGYTAVQVTFGKRRASRVTKPLAGHLAKAGVEAGEIIREFRIDAAKAAELQAGGSLSVDLFEVGQKIDVQGVTIGKGYAGTIKRYHFASGRATHGNSRSHNVPGSIGMAQDPGRVFPGKRMTGHLGDVTRTVQNLEIAKIDAERKLLLVKGAIPGSKGGKVIVTPAVKAKAKA, from the coding sequence ATGAGCCTTGGCCTTGTAGGTCGCAAGGTTGGCATGACCCGTATTTTCACGGACGACGGTGATTCGATCCCCGTTACCGTGGTCGAGGTCGGCGACAACCGCGTGACGCAAATCAAGACGGACGAGACCGACGGTTACACCGCGGTTCAAGTCACCTTCGGCAAGCGACGCGCCAGCCGCGTCACCAAGCCGCTGGCGGGTCACCTCGCCAAAGCCGGCGTGGAAGCCGGCGAAATCATCCGCGAATTCCGTATCGATGCAGCCAAGGCTGCCGAACTGCAAGCTGGCGGTTCGCTGTCGGTCGACCTGTTCGAAGTCGGTCAGAAGATCGACGTGCAGGGCGTGACCATCGGTAAGGGCTACGCCGGTACCATCAAGCGCTACCACTTCGCTTCCGGCCGTGCCACCCACGGTAACTCGCGTTCGCACAACGTGCCGGGCTCGATCGGTATGGCGCAGGATCCGGGCCGCGTGTTCCCGGGCAAGCGCATGACCGGTCACCTGGGTGACGTCACCCGCACCGTCCAGAACCTGGAAATCGCCAAGATCGACGCAGAGCGCAAGCTGCTGCTGGTCAAGGGCGCCATCCCCGGCTCCAAGGGCGGCAAGGTTATCGTGACCCCGGCCGTCAAGGCCAAAGCCAAAGCTTAA
- a CDS encoding flavin reductase family protein, giving the protein MDAAADKQPGALDGRTLRRVCSRYATGVAVIGAAGAQGRAVGLTVNSFASLSLAPPLILWSLALHSPNAGLFVPAAGFGVSVLHAGQGALARHFATPAPDKFSGVAHRRCPAGVPYLDDALATLACRVVRADPIGDHLLVVGEVESCEAGEGEPLVFYGGGFVRIAA; this is encoded by the coding sequence ATGGACGCCGCAGCCGACAAGCAGCCGGGCGCCCTCGACGGCCGTACCCTGCGCCGGGTTTGCTCGCGCTACGCCACCGGCGTGGCGGTGATCGGGGCGGCTGGCGCGCAGGGCAGGGCGGTCGGGTTGACCGTGAACTCCTTCGCCTCCCTGTCGCTGGCACCGCCCCTGATCCTCTGGAGCCTCGCGCTGCACTCGCCCAACGCCGGACTGTTCGTACCGGCCGCGGGTTTCGGCGTCAGCGTCCTGCATGCCGGCCAGGGGGCGCTGGCCCGCCACTTCGCGACGCCCGCGCCGGACAAGTTCAGCGGCGTGGCCCACCGCCGGTGCCCGGCCGGTGTGCCTTACCTCGACGATGCCCTGGCCACGCTGGCCTGCCGCGTGGTGCGCGCCGATCCGATCGGAGACCACCTGCTGGTGGTGGGCGAAGTCGAAAGCTGCGAAGCGGGGGAGGGCGAGCCGCTGGTCTTCTACGGCGGCGGCTTCGTGCGCATCGCTGCCTAG
- a CDS encoding styrene monooxygenase/indole monooxygenase family protein, which yields MSQRIAIVGAGQSGLQMALGLQARGYHVTLMTNRTPEQVRAGKVMSSQCMFDRALQTERDLDLNWWEAECPPVEGIGLAVPHPEQPGARLIDWAAPLDKPAQAVDQRLKMPAWMEAFAARGGDLRIGDAGIDELEALAASHDLVLLAAGKGEIVGRFERDAARSPYAAPQRSLALTYVHGMAPREPFSRVCFNLIPGVGEYFVFPALTLSGPCEIMVFEGVPGGPMDRWQDARTPAEHLQESLRILRTWLPWEAERCAAVELTDANGILAGRFAPTVRKPVMTLPSGRPVFGMADAVVVNDPITGQGSNNAAKCCKVYLDAILARGDRPFDAAWMEQTFARYWDYASYVVDWTNSLLAPPPPHILALLGAAGQAPALAGRIANGFDNPPDFFPWWRDAQACHALIEQYLPQAA from the coding sequence ATGAGCCAACGCATCGCCATCGTCGGGGCCGGCCAGTCCGGCCTGCAGATGGCCCTGGGCCTGCAGGCCCGGGGCTACCACGTGACCCTGATGACCAACCGCACCCCGGAACAGGTCCGGGCCGGCAAGGTCATGTCCAGCCAGTGCATGTTCGACCGTGCGCTGCAGACTGAGCGCGACCTCGACCTGAACTGGTGGGAGGCCGAGTGCCCGCCGGTCGAGGGAATCGGCCTGGCCGTGCCGCATCCCGAGCAGCCGGGCGCCCGCCTGATCGATTGGGCGGCGCCGCTGGACAAGCCGGCGCAGGCGGTCGACCAGCGCCTCAAGATGCCGGCATGGATGGAGGCCTTCGCCGCGCGTGGTGGCGACCTGCGCATCGGTGACGCCGGCATCGACGAACTGGAGGCGCTGGCGGCCAGCCATGACCTGGTGCTGCTGGCTGCCGGCAAGGGAGAGATCGTCGGCCGCTTCGAGCGCGATGCCGCGCGCAGTCCCTACGCAGCGCCGCAGCGCTCGCTTGCCCTGACCTATGTGCATGGCATGGCGCCGCGCGAGCCGTTCTCCCGGGTCTGCTTCAACCTGATCCCCGGCGTGGGCGAATACTTCGTATTTCCCGCGCTGACCCTGTCCGGGCCCTGCGAGATCATGGTGTTCGAAGGCGTGCCCGGTGGCCCCATGGACCGCTGGCAGGACGCGCGTACGCCCGCGGAGCACCTGCAGGAGAGCCTGCGCATCCTGCGCACCTGGCTGCCCTGGGAGGCTGAACGCTGCGCCGCGGTCGAGCTGACCGACGCCAACGGCATCCTGGCCGGGCGCTTCGCTCCCACGGTGCGCAAGCCGGTGATGACGCTGCCGTCCGGCCGGCCGGTGTTCGGCATGGCCGATGCGGTGGTGGTGAACGACCCCATCACCGGACAGGGCTCGAACAATGCCGCCAAGTGCTGCAAGGTCTATCTCGATGCCATCCTCGCCCGCGGCGACCGCCCCTTCGACGCCGCCTGGATGGAGCAGACCTTCGCCCGCTACTGGGACTACGCCTCGTATGTGGTGGACTGGACCAACTCCCTGCTGGCGCCGCCACCGCCGCACATCCTGGCACTGCTGGGCGCGGCTGGCCAGGCGCCGGCGCTGGCGGGCCGCATTGCCAACGGCTTCGACAATCCGCCCGACTTCTTCCCCTGGTGGCGCGATGCCCAGGCCTGCCATGCGCTGATCGAGCAGTACCTGCCGCAGGCAGCCTGA
- a CDS encoding SDR family oxidoreductase produces the protein MKGLQDKVAIITGGATLIGAGVARAFVAAGTRVAILDIDAAGGERVAAELGERCRFLRTDISDDAQVAAAVAQVAEQFGGVDFLVNLACTYLDDGLRSSRADWRTALDVNVVSAVMLAQAVQPLMRARGGGAIVNFTSISANVAQTGRWLYPVSKAALRQLTRNMAMDLAPDRIRVNAVSPGWTWCRLMDEVSGGDRARTDRVAADFHLLGRVGEPDEVAQVVLFLCSDHASFVTGADYAVDGGYSAMGPERAEPAIPRLAG, from the coding sequence ATGAAAGGCTTGCAGGACAAGGTCGCCATCATCACCGGTGGCGCGACGCTGATCGGCGCCGGCGTGGCGCGTGCTTTCGTGGCCGCCGGCACGCGCGTGGCCATCCTGGACATCGATGCCGCCGGCGGTGAGCGGGTGGCGGCGGAACTGGGCGAGCGCTGCCGTTTCCTGCGTACCGACATCAGCGATGACGCCCAGGTCGCAGCGGCCGTGGCGCAGGTTGCCGAGCAGTTCGGCGGGGTCGATTTCCTCGTCAACCTGGCCTGCACCTACCTTGATGACGGGCTGCGCTCCAGCCGCGCCGACTGGCGCACCGCCCTCGACGTCAACGTGGTCTCCGCGGTGATGCTGGCACAGGCGGTGCAGCCGCTGATGCGCGCGCGCGGTGGCGGCGCCATCGTCAACTTCACCAGCATCTCCGCCAATGTCGCCCAGACCGGCCGCTGGCTCTACCCGGTGTCCAAGGCCGCGCTGCGCCAACTCACGCGCAACATGGCCATGGACCTCGCGCCCGACCGCATCCGCGTCAATGCCGTGTCGCCCGGCTGGACCTGGTGCCGCTTGATGGACGAGGTGTCAGGCGGCGACCGCGCCCGCACCGACCGCGTGGCGGCCGACTTCCACCTGCTCGGCCGCGTCGGCGAGCCCGACGAGGTGGCCCAGGTGGTGCTGTTCCTGTGCTCGGACCATGCCAGCTTCGTGACCGGGGCCGACTACGCGGTCGACGGCGGTTACTCGGCCATGGGGCCGGAGCGCGCCGAACCGGCCATTCCGCGCCTGGCCGGCTGA
- a CDS encoding dienelactone hydrolase family protein, with product MGQTIQIQTPDGSFSGYLATPAAGKGPGIVLCQEIFGVNATMRQVADYYAEEGYTVLVPDLFWRLEPGIELGDRGEDFQRALGLYQRFDEALGVKDVGAALEALRQRPECVGRTSVLGFCLGGKLAYLAACRLPDVACAVAYYGVGIEHALDEAARMRGRLVLHIAAQDGFCPPESQARIGAALGGRDGIEVYVYPGVDHAFARAGGEHFDKPSALMAHQRSIAALRREMGPHYDFSALWDKHCEYEFATRDVDATMATMVAEPYVNHIPTMTGGVGYRQLKRFYQHHFVHSNPPDTALIPLSRTIGASQIVDELLFCFTHTCEIDWMLPGVAPTGRRVEIPLVAIVKFRGDKLYHEHIYWDQASVLVQIGRLDPAGLPVAGIETARKLLDETLPSNTLMARWQDSEGK from the coding sequence ATGGGCCAGACCATCCAGATCCAGACCCCCGACGGCAGCTTCAGCGGCTATCTCGCCACCCCGGCTGCCGGCAAGGGGCCCGGGATCGTTCTGTGCCAGGAGATCTTCGGCGTCAACGCCACCATGCGGCAGGTAGCTGACTATTACGCCGAAGAGGGCTACACGGTGCTGGTGCCGGACCTGTTCTGGCGCCTGGAGCCCGGCATCGAGCTGGGAGATCGCGGCGAAGACTTCCAGCGCGCGCTGGGCCTCTACCAGCGCTTCGACGAGGCCCTGGGGGTCAAGGATGTCGGCGCTGCCCTCGAGGCCCTGCGCCAGCGCCCGGAATGCGTCGGCCGCACCAGCGTGCTGGGCTTCTGCCTCGGCGGCAAGCTGGCTTACCTGGCTGCCTGCAGGCTGCCGGACGTCGCCTGCGCCGTCGCCTATTACGGGGTCGGCATCGAGCATGCCCTCGATGAGGCGGCCAGGATGCGCGGCCGCCTGGTGCTGCACATCGCTGCGCAGGATGGCTTCTGCCCGCCCGAGTCTCAGGCGCGCATCGGGGCGGCGCTGGGCGGGCGCGACGGCATCGAGGTCTATGTCTACCCGGGCGTGGACCACGCCTTCGCGCGCGCCGGCGGCGAGCACTTCGACAAGCCCAGCGCCCTGATGGCGCACCAGCGCTCGATTGCCGCGCTGCGTCGCGAGATGGGGCCGCACTACGATTTCTCGGCACTGTGGGACAAGCACTGCGAGTACGAATTCGCCACGCGCGACGTCGACGCCACCATGGCGACGATGGTCGCCGAGCCCTACGTCAACCATATTCCGACCATGACCGGCGGCGTGGGCTACCGCCAGCTCAAGCGCTTCTACCAGCACCACTTCGTGCACAGCAATCCGCCGGACACCGCGCTGATCCCGCTGTCGCGCACCATCGGCGCGAGCCAGATCGTCGACGAGCTGCTGTTCTGTTTCACGCACACCTGCGAGATCGACTGGATGCTGCCCGGCGTGGCGCCCACCGGCCGTCGCGTGGAGATTCCGCTGGTCGCCATCGTCAAGTTCCGCGGCGACAAGCTCTATCACGAACACATCTACTGGGACCAGGCCAGCGTGCTGGTGCAGATCGGCAGGCTGGACCCCGCTGGGCTGCCGGTGGCCGGCATCGAGACCGCGCGCAAGCTGCTCGACGAAACGCTGCCATCGAACACCCTGATGGCGCGTTGGCAGGACAGCGAAGGCAAGTAG
- a CDS encoding AraC family transcriptional regulator: MLLPPTATATMATPALAAALLGDPGRLVFASTDQDQARAAVGAVFKPHRLAIGGNRLAARLHHAPLGAVSFNRLAYGAEVEIDPGPMGDFLLVQMPLSGQADVACGTQRILSDADLASVLTPSDPVRMRWSADNDQLIVRVELGALERVCAAYLGRRPEQALRFALGMAWRRQAGWYQLMQYLADLLACSPEAAQHPLTACQLEQLVIGTLLTVQPHSLSEDLRGRGKPLAPRHVKVVEEYIHAHADDALTPAHLAEVAGVSLRSLYAGFREHRGLSPMAYLRAVRLERVRHDLLNVAAVGSVSTAAMRWGFTHLGRFSAEYRRAFGECPGETLRRRG, encoded by the coding sequence ATGCTGCTGCCCCCGACCGCCACGGCCACCATGGCCACCCCCGCGCTGGCCGCCGCCCTGCTGGGCGACCCCGGCCGCCTGGTGTTCGCCTCGACCGACCAGGACCAGGCCCGCGCGGCGGTGGGCGCCGTCTTCAAACCCCATCGGCTCGCCATCGGTGGCAACCGCCTGGCCGCCCGCCTGCACCACGCGCCGCTGGGAGCGGTCTCCTTCAACCGCCTCGCCTACGGTGCAGAGGTGGAGATCGACCCCGGGCCCATGGGTGATTTCCTGCTGGTGCAGATGCCGTTGTCGGGCCAGGCCGACGTCGCCTGCGGTACCCAGCGCATCCTGTCCGACGCCGACCTGGCCTCGGTGCTGACGCCGAGCGACCCCGTGCGCATGCGCTGGAGCGCCGACAATGACCAGCTCATCGTGCGGGTGGAACTGGGCGCGCTGGAACGTGTCTGCGCCGCCTACCTGGGACGGCGCCCCGAGCAGGCGCTGCGCTTCGCCCTGGGCATGGCCTGGCGCCGCCAGGCCGGCTGGTACCAGCTGATGCAATACCTGGCCGACCTGCTGGCCTGCTCACCCGAAGCCGCGCAGCATCCCCTGACCGCCTGCCAGCTCGAGCAACTGGTGATCGGCACCCTGCTGACGGTACAGCCGCACAGCTTGTCGGAGGACCTGCGCGGCCGCGGCAAGCCGCTCGCGCCGCGCCATGTGAAGGTGGTCGAGGAATACATCCACGCCCACGCCGACGACGCGCTGACGCCGGCCCACCTGGCCGAGGTCGCCGGCGTCAGCCTGCGCAGCCTGTACGCAGGCTTCCGCGAACACCGGGGCCTGAGCCCGATGGCCTATCTGCGCGCGGTGCGGCTGGAGCGCGTGCGTCATGATCTGCTCAACGTCGCAGCGGTGGGTTCGGTCAGCACGGCTGCGATGCGCTGGGGCTTCACGCATCTCGGGCGCTTCAGCGCCGAGTATCGGCGAGCGTTTGGGGAGTGTCCGGGGGAGACGTTGAGGAGGAGGGGGTGA
- the rpsJ gene encoding 30S ribosomal protein S10 → MQNQKIRIRLKAFDYRLIDQSAAEIVDTAKRTGAIVKGPVPLPTRIQRFDILRSPHVNKTSRDQFEIRTHQRLMDIVDPTDKTVDALMKLDLPAGVDVEIKV, encoded by the coding sequence ATGCAGAACCAGAAGATCCGTATCCGCCTGAAGGCTTTCGACTATCGCCTGATCGACCAGTCGGCCGCTGAAATCGTGGATACCGCCAAGCGCACCGGCGCGATCGTCAAGGGTCCCGTGCCCCTGCCGACCCGCATCCAGCGCTTCGACATCCTGCGTTCGCCGCACGTCAACAAGACCAGCCGCGATCAGTTCGAGATCCGTACCCACCAGCGCCTGATGGACATCGTCGACCCGACTGATAAGACCGTCGACGCGCTGATGAAGCTCGACCTGCCGGCCGGCGTGGACGTCGAGATCAAGGTGTAA